One genomic segment of Anguilla anguilla isolate fAngAng1 chromosome 2, fAngAng1.pri, whole genome shotgun sequence includes these proteins:
- the LOC118220797 gene encoding zinc finger protein OZF-like, with the protein MESLSPAEKDTLPSSERITEVNINFQGKNDKAKNEHSELLSMADVGSGYSGNTGKKMKTETDKPANVKQQIHIHTEVKIEPQEQDQIGLQQEIQKCDSNVADSGVQTLHTKSSCDFAEIEIETEEDPSENGAVGRRSGLQVKSFRERLNLRIYSEIDLNEKPYVQKGSGQTLQSSKVTEIQKVHRGERSYACSPYSCTNCGKSFRQLRTLKEHQFIHSGEKPLCCTECGKHFSHLRSLIRHQQIHTGEKPHSCSVCGKCFRQFGHLKRHQLVHTGERQHSCTQCGKNFSRLEHLKTHQRMHTGEKPYSCADCNKSFSHLGSLKLHQQIHTGEKPHSCTECGKSFRELGTLKRHRQIHTGGKRHDCNVCGKSFSHLGALKIHQRTHTGEEPYSCSDCGKSFCHLGNLKQHQLTHTDESYSCTVCGKVFFRLGNLEQHQLLHTGEKLYSCSECGKSFTHLGSLHTHQRIHKGGKTYICTKCGQRFYKLGSFKEHQRVHTIEKVYTCIICGDNFGNWGHFKQHEQIHTRETILLP; encoded by the coding sequence ATGGAGTCTCTCAGCCCAGCAGAAAAGGACACTTTGCCTTCCTCTGAAAGAATCACTGAGGTGAACATCAACTTTCAAGGTAAAAATGACAAAgctaaaaatgaacacagtgaATTGCTCAGCATGGCAGACGTGGGCTCTGGATACTCTGGAAATACtggaaaaaagatgaaaacagaaactgataAACCAGCTAATGTTAAACAGCAAATACATATTCACACTGAAGTAAAAATTGAGCCTCAGGAACAGGATCAAATTGGTCTACAAcaagaaatccaaaaatgtgATAGCAATGTTGCAGACTCGGGTGTGCAAACACTGCATACAAAATCCAGCTGTGATTTTGCTGAGATTGAGATAGAAACAGAGGAGGATCCGAGTGAAAATGGTGCTGTTGGGAGAAGATCAGGTCTGCAGGTTAAGAGTTTCCGTGAGAGGTTAAATCTGAGGATTTACAGTGAAATTGACCTGAATGAGAAACCTTATGTGCAAAAAGGCAGTGGGCAGACTTTACAGAGTTCAAAGGTCACTGAAATACAGAAGGTTCACAGAGGAGAGAGGTCATATGCCTGCAGCCCATATTCTTGTACCAACTGTGGGAAAAGCTTCAGGCAACTAAGAACTTTAAAAGAACACCAGTTCATACACTCAGGAGAGAAGCCACTTTGTTGTACTGAGTGTGGTAAGCATTTCAGTCACTTGCGAAGTTTAATACGACATCAGCAAATTCATACCGGAGAGAAACCACACTCTTGTTCTGTCTGTGGAAAGTGTTTCAGACAGTTTGGCCACTTAAAAAGACATCAGCTTgttcacacaggagagagacagcactcATGCACTCAATGTGGGAAGAATTTTAGTCGATTGGAACACTTAAAAACACATCAGAGAATGCACACTGGAGAGAAACCGTACTCATGTGCTGACTGCAATAAGAGTTTTAGTCATTTGGGAAGCTTAAAACTACATCAGCAAATACATACAGGAGAGAAACCACATTCTTGTACTGAGTGTGGTAAGAGTTTCAGAGAGTTGGGGACGTTAAAAAGACATCGGCAGATTCACACTGGAGGGAAGCGACATGACTGCAATGTATGTGGGAAAAGTTTTAGTCACTTAGGAGCCTTAAAAATTCACCAGAGAACTCACACAGGGGAGGAGCCATACTCTTGCTCAGATTGTGGAAAAAGTTTCTGTCATTTAGGAAACTTGAAACAACATCAGCTAACTCACACAGATGAGTCATACTCTTGCACAGTCTGTGGGAAGGTTTTCTTTCGTTTAGGGAACTTAGAACAGCATCAGTTGCTTCACACAGGTGAGAAACTGTACTCTTGCAgtgagtgtgggaagagcttcacTCACTTGGGAAGCTTACACACTCACCAGAGAATTCACAAAGGAGGAAAAACATATATTTGCACCAAATGTGGACAGAGATTCTATAAGTTAGGAAGCTTTAAAGAACATCAACGAGTTCACACAATTGAAAAAGTGTACACCTGCATTATTTGTGGTGACAATTTTGGTAACTGGGGACATTTTAAACAGCATGAGCAAATTCACACCAGAGAGACTATACTATTGCCCTAA